From the genome of Microscilla marina ATCC 23134, one region includes:
- a CDS encoding DUF2326 domain-containing protein, producing MIKLEKLYAQPEIFEPISFDWGINIIVGERSEDSNKTNGVGKSMSIEFIQFCLFKDFKRSRISKIPANVLAKDTEIFLNLRINEELVTIIRSVKEHNQPKIVRNQQTTQFSSIADAVSFLEHIIFQNQTHKKTPSLRKMVGLLIRDEGSEFKDIINYYDTNLRVSKRDLYEPHLYLFGIDIYKYQELQEIIKNIDEKKGLLKELKKQVTNNGTRKISDAKADLNGLKDKVEKLENQVEILKTADAFESIQDDLIRLQREIDHLRSKQDALKYEIKKIETLPEPEIITETDITILYNQFKSGLGDIINKSLDEVKSFKNKIDSFQKMLINERYSDLKSKLAGVTKKLRELDDLYAQTASPLDKKGIMKDLKTALSTLNEKNKHLLDLRLNVENLENADQEKKRLVSSKTSIIEDFDNQISKIKNTIDNFNQTILNIHEKVLDNKKAFFEITVKNKSNVKEVFNFEMRVFDDGSHSVNKMKVFMYDMALLFNSSTREKHLKFLIHDNILEVDQDTTIKVLNFLNEQEERFSDFQYILTINTDKIEYPEISSQIDLDIDSHRIARFTKNHKFLKTNYTQI from the coding sequence ATGATTAAATTAGAGAAACTATACGCTCAACCAGAAATATTTGAACCTATTAGTTTTGATTGGGGAATCAACATTATTGTGGGTGAACGCTCAGAAGATAGCAATAAGACAAATGGAGTAGGAAAATCCATGTCAATAGAGTTTATACAATTCTGCTTATTCAAGGATTTTAAAAGAAGTCGTATCAGTAAAATACCAGCAAATGTGCTTGCTAAGGATACGGAAATTTTTTTGAACCTCAGGATTAATGAAGAGCTTGTTACCATTATAAGATCAGTAAAAGAACATAATCAACCAAAGATTGTTAGAAACCAACAAACAACGCAGTTTTCATCTATAGCAGATGCTGTTTCTTTTTTAGAACATATCATATTTCAAAATCAAACCCACAAAAAAACACCTTCTCTTAGAAAAATGGTGGGATTACTCATCAGAGATGAAGGCTCTGAGTTTAAAGATATTATAAATTATTATGACACCAACCTTAGAGTATCAAAAAGGGATTTATATGAGCCACATTTATACCTATTTGGTATAGATATTTATAAATATCAAGAATTGCAGGAAATCATAAAAAATATTGATGAAAAGAAAGGTTTACTGAAGGAACTCAAAAAACAAGTCACCAACAATGGCACCCGCAAAATAAGTGATGCCAAAGCTGATTTGAATGGACTCAAAGATAAAGTTGAGAAACTAGAGAATCAGGTGGAAATACTGAAAACAGCAGATGCTTTTGAGTCAATTCAAGATGATCTCATACGCTTGCAAAGAGAAATAGATCATTTGCGTTCTAAACAAGATGCTCTCAAATATGAAATAAAAAAAATAGAGACATTACCTGAACCCGAAATTATTACTGAAACTGATATTACTATTTTATACAATCAATTCAAAAGTGGGTTAGGTGATATAATCAATAAGTCTCTGGATGAAGTAAAAAGCTTCAAAAATAAAATTGATAGCTTTCAAAAAATGTTGATTAATGAACGTTACTCTGATCTAAAATCAAAACTAGCAGGTGTTACTAAAAAGTTGAGAGAGTTAGATGATTTATATGCACAAACAGCCTCACCTTTAGATAAGAAGGGGATAATGAAAGATTTAAAAACTGCTCTTAGTACCCTTAATGAAAAAAATAAACACCTATTAGACCTACGACTCAATGTAGAAAACCTCGAGAATGCAGATCAAGAAAAAAAGAGATTAGTGTCCAGTAAGACATCCATTATTGAAGATTTTGACAATCAAATTTCAAAAATAAAAAACACCATAGATAATTTCAACCAAACAATTTTAAACATACATGAAAAGGTTTTAGACAATAAGAAGGCTTTCTTTGAAATAACAGTTAAAAACAAAAGTAATGTCAAAGAAGTATTCAATTTTGAAATGAGAGTCTTTGACGATGGTAGCCATAGTGTAAATAAAATGAAGGTATTTATGTATGACATGGCTCTATTGTTTAACTCTTCCACAAGAGAGAAACACCTTAAGTTTCTAATTCATGATAATATCTTGGAGGTAGATCAAGACACTACCATAAAGGTTCTTAATTTTTTAAATGAACAAGAAGAACGATTCAGTGACTTTCAGTACATTCTTACCATAAATACAGACAAAATAGAATACCCTGAAATAAGTAGTCAAATAGACCTAGATATTGACTCTCACCGCATAGCTCGATTCACAAAAAATCATAAGTTTTTGAAAACCAACTACACACAAATTTAA
- a CDS encoding GNAT family N-acetyltransferase, with amino-acid sequence MKKILETKRCYIREFVEADVDPICQMNSDPEVMKYITDGKPQTYEYSKKRTVYFINEYYPKYPGLGMWAVVRKAGDQLMGWACLKHLDNQDLIEIGYRLIKDYWGQGYATEVSQALVHYGFTEASLDKIVGIASEDNIKSQYILQKTGLTFLKKAYYYQTNVVFYQLLKKDYLT; translated from the coding sequence ATGAAAAAAATACTGGAAACCAAGCGTTGTTATATACGAGAGTTTGTCGAAGCCGATGTTGACCCTATATGTCAAATGAATAGCGACCCTGAAGTAATGAAATACATTACTGATGGTAAACCCCAAACCTATGAGTACTCAAAAAAACGTACAGTATATTTTATCAACGAATACTACCCAAAATACCCCGGCTTAGGCATGTGGGCTGTCGTACGCAAGGCAGGTGACCAATTGATGGGTTGGGCTTGCCTCAAACACTTAGATAATCAGGACTTGATTGAAATTGGTTATCGTTTAATCAAAGACTATTGGGGGCAAGGGTATGCTACTGAGGTAAGCCAAGCACTGGTGCATTATGGGTTTACTGAGGCATCTCTGGATAAAATTGTAGGCATTGCGTCCGAAGACAATATCAAATCACAATATATTTTACAAAAAACAGGACTTACTTTCCTAAAAAAAGCATATTACTATCAAACTAATGTGGTTTTCTATCAATTACTAAAAAAAGATTATTTAACATGA
- a CDS encoding NDR1/HIN1-like protein produces MKTSKLYVFILLSLLSISTSCRSIRQGKVLSKCEFRLESLQDISLANVRIDQVKSLTDLNLLDAGRITLAFARNSSLPMNLTANIEVKNPNKKTAGLNELRWILYIDDVKMAEGESKQRFEVPAQGTNILPLKVNLDLKKAMRGKSRSALLKFAFNMAGFGSSASRVKIRAKPSFKVLGGTIRYPGYIKITKEYTSE; encoded by the coding sequence ATGAAAACGTCTAAACTCTACGTCTTTATACTGCTGAGCCTACTTTCTATCAGCACTTCTTGCCGCTCTATACGTCAAGGAAAAGTTTTGTCTAAATGCGAGTTTAGACTCGAATCGCTGCAAGATATAAGCCTTGCCAATGTACGTATAGATCAAGTAAAAAGCCTGACTGACCTTAACTTGTTGGATGCAGGAAGAATTACGTTGGCATTTGCCCGCAACTCGTCTTTACCTATGAACCTCACTGCCAATATAGAGGTGAAAAATCCTAATAAAAAAACAGCAGGGTTAAATGAGCTTAGGTGGATTTTGTATATAGATGATGTGAAAATGGCAGAAGGGGAGAGCAAGCAAAGGTTTGAGGTTCCTGCCCAAGGCACTAATATATTGCCGCTCAAAGTAAACCTCGACCTGAAAAAAGCAATGCGTGGCAAGTCGCGTAGTGCATTGCTGAAGTTTGCCTTTAATATGGCAGGTTTTGGTTCGTCGGCCTCCAGGGTTAAGATCAGAGCCAAGCCTTCTTTTAAGGTATTAGGAGGAACAATTCGTTACCCTGGTTATATTAAAATTACCAAAGAGTATACCTCTGAGTAA
- a CDS encoding mechanosensitive ion channel family protein: MLEIFNSKFFQQVVLGNTLEQWILTSLFIVATILGAFLIAWLLKKWLSRFIKHLEPESQSKIIHSVSKPLVMVIMLMGFRASLNALNLSSFIFSAVNSLYHISITLTIAWMIVRVYNAIHEGYLVGLFKRKEGLDTQLLPILKVVVKLFAWVFAFIIGLSNAGYNIGAILASLGIGGIAFALAAKDAIANIFGGITIFIQRPFQVGERIIVGKVDGWVDEIGLRSSVITNFWGERITIPNKTFTDGVVKNMDARGRYFINCTIRLRYDTTHQQLETAMKILKEIPGEFDVTEKNTWTTYSIGDYSHDIDYWYAVKVWKPEDVATVGKEFDKYSLGKTQVNMEILKRFEAHNIKMAMPVELKIEKEVQDPNLFL, translated from the coding sequence ATGTTAGAAATATTCAACAGCAAGTTTTTTCAACAAGTTGTATTAGGAAATACACTTGAGCAATGGATACTCACTTCTTTGTTTATTGTAGCGACTATTTTAGGAGCATTTCTTATTGCTTGGCTATTAAAAAAATGGCTTTCAAGGTTCATTAAACACCTAGAGCCTGAAAGTCAGTCAAAGATCATCCATAGTGTTTCCAAACCCTTGGTCATGGTCATTATGCTCATGGGATTTCGTGCAAGCTTAAATGCTTTAAATTTATCTTCTTTTATTTTCAGTGCTGTCAATAGTTTATATCATATCAGTATTACACTCACCATTGCCTGGATGATAGTACGTGTGTACAACGCTATACATGAAGGGTACTTGGTGGGATTGTTCAAACGAAAAGAAGGGCTTGATACACAACTGCTACCGATTCTTAAAGTAGTGGTAAAATTATTTGCCTGGGTGTTTGCATTTATTATAGGATTGAGCAATGCAGGGTATAACATAGGGGCTATTTTGGCAAGTTTAGGTATTGGGGGAATTGCCTTTGCTCTGGCAGCCAAAGATGCGATTGCTAATATATTTGGCGGAATCACTATTTTTATACAGCGCCCCTTTCAGGTAGGCGAACGCATCATTGTAGGCAAAGTAGATGGTTGGGTAGACGAAATAGGACTACGCTCTTCTGTCATTACCAATTTTTGGGGTGAGCGTATTACTATACCTAATAAAACCTTTACCGATGGTGTGGTCAAAAACATGGATGCCAGAGGACGCTACTTTATTAATTGTACCATTCGTCTCAGGTATGATACTACCCACCAGCAACTTGAAACAGCCATGAAGATACTTAAAGAAATACCAGGTGAATTTGATGTGACCGAAAAGAATACCTGGACAACCTATAGCATAGGAGATTATTCGCATGATATAGACTACTGGTATGCTGTGAAGGTATGGAAACCTGAAGATGTTGCCACAGTAGGGAAAGAGTTTGATAAATACAGCCTGGGTAAAACTCAAGTAAATATGGAAATATTGAAGCGGTTTGAAGCGCACAATATCAAGATGGCTATGCCAGTAGAGCTTAAAATAGAAAAAGAGGTACAAGACCCCAACCTTTTCTTATAA
- a CDS encoding SET domain-containing protein-lysine N-methyltransferase, whose amino-acid sequence MKPTTNFTITHQFEGVHLSTEEQQQILSFIGWNECPPFEQPGRVAWHILTQEASTEAVPEQQLKAAKIKGVGFWNPRPEGKIHSGVLANLHSEVPTPPTTDTLDSMLTFPHMGINQQGEYTIAYSSATPIGGILHERALLEFNSARILLEHGVPSTIPLMVVQYEDKYQFKGKPMGVVVNLSPEPTSMRLSCIQYGAAVHRGKDAKADAYYDKLRASLGVNGQPELETTRLQTINLLARKIGKLVHDFSAAGLYRYSSEWSNFEYDFARKEVFLTDLDSTLELKNVPEPLQALQVLRDLGTAVYRLVAKFGYPDVLNDYTLNNVLKFDPLAELLVGYFPEAPYDEIEAVSQRLWQCFAPHWVLLKKHQASITNEWSRSRRQTYKMDHDLFYVLTMTLVFPLFERSDLFKQYNCNLTMDNMLQKAQNFLGERYEYFSYLLNNGKVPLNLLEEDGYELSPMGNKGEGVIATKPFTSEDVVMKGQIVKLLGGNHSHASQMGEHTWAIHEGIIPKVNHSCAPNCGIRLNETGAHDIVAIKPIAQGEELTLDYAMRNYQIDYFPSQCQCGASECRTRITGWKDLPQHTKDAYAPWAAPYLLALDKKQVQEVAELEA is encoded by the coding sequence ATGAAACCTACAACTAACTTTACAATCACCCATCAATTTGAAGGGGTTCACCTTTCTACAGAAGAACAACAGCAAATCTTATCTTTTATTGGGTGGAACGAGTGTCCACCATTTGAACAACCTGGGCGAGTAGCCTGGCATATATTAACGCAAGAGGCAAGTACAGAGGCAGTACCTGAACAGCAATTAAAAGCAGCTAAAATTAAAGGAGTAGGGTTTTGGAACCCTCGCCCTGAAGGAAAAATTCATTCAGGAGTGCTGGCAAACTTGCACAGTGAAGTCCCCACTCCTCCTACTACTGATACGCTTGATAGCATGCTTACTTTTCCGCATATGGGAATCAACCAGCAGGGTGAGTACACTATTGCTTATAGTTCAGCTACACCTATTGGAGGAATTCTTCATGAACGGGCTTTGCTAGAGTTTAACAGTGCCCGTATACTGTTAGAGCATGGGGTACCCTCTACTATACCATTAATGGTAGTGCAATACGAAGACAAATACCAGTTTAAAGGAAAGCCTATGGGAGTGGTAGTAAACTTATCACCTGAACCTACCAGTATGCGTTTGTCTTGTATTCAATATGGTGCAGCTGTACACAGAGGGAAAGATGCCAAGGCTGATGCTTACTACGATAAATTACGTGCTTCGTTAGGGGTAAACGGACAACCAGAGTTAGAAACGACCAGATTGCAAACTATTAACTTATTGGCGAGAAAAATAGGTAAATTAGTACACGATTTCTCAGCAGCTGGTTTGTATAGATACTCTTCTGAATGGAGTAATTTTGAATATGATTTTGCTCGTAAAGAGGTTTTTTTAACTGACTTGGACTCTACATTGGAGTTAAAAAACGTGCCTGAGCCTTTGCAAGCGCTCCAGGTACTTAGAGACTTGGGAACCGCAGTGTATCGTTTGGTGGCTAAATTTGGTTATCCTGATGTACTCAATGATTATACACTCAATAATGTGCTCAAGTTTGATCCTTTAGCAGAGTTATTGGTAGGCTACTTTCCCGAAGCTCCCTATGATGAAATAGAAGCTGTTAGTCAACGTTTATGGCAATGTTTTGCTCCTCACTGGGTATTGTTGAAAAAACATCAGGCATCTATTACCAACGAATGGTCTCGTTCACGTCGTCAAACCTATAAGATGGATCACGACTTATTTTATGTTTTAACCATGACTTTGGTTTTTCCATTGTTCGAAAGGTCAGACTTGTTTAAGCAATACAATTGTAACTTAACAATGGACAATATGCTTCAAAAAGCTCAAAACTTTTTGGGAGAACGTTATGAGTATTTCTCATACTTGCTAAACAACGGCAAGGTGCCTTTAAATCTGCTCGAAGAAGATGGGTATGAGTTAAGCCCAATGGGTAATAAAGGTGAGGGAGTGATTGCTACCAAACCGTTTACATCTGAAGATGTGGTAATGAAAGGACAAATAGTCAAGTTATTAGGAGGGAACCACTCACATGCATCTCAAATGGGAGAACATACCTGGGCAATCCACGAAGGGATCATTCCTAAAGTAAACCACTCTTGTGCTCCAAATTGCGGCATTCGTTTAAACGAAACAGGTGCGCACGATATTGTGGCTATCAAACCTATTGCTCAAGGCGAAGAGCTAACACTTGACTATGCGATGCGTAATTATCAAATTGATTATTTTCCATCGCAATGTCAATGCGGAGCTTCTGAGTGTCGTACTCGTATTACTGGATGGAAAGACTTACCTCAGCACACCAAAGATGCTTACGCTCCTTGGGCAGCCCCTTATTTGTTAGCGCTTGACAAAAAGCAGGTACAAGAAGTAGCGGAACTGGAAGCATAA
- a CDS encoding LytTR family transcriptional regulator DNA-binding domain-containing protein, whose product MISPNSVAVLPFTNMSGHIDNEYFSDGITEEIINRLAQVQGIYVTARTSSFSFQGKNLDVRQIGKKLNVAYILEGSVRRAGNKVRIAAQLVNTQQGFHEFSEVYDRDLQDVLGVQDEIALLIANKLKDELINLPLKMPFTTSYPKNAQAYDWYLQANHILYNCTPQDFPKAEKLYQKITEIEPDYAPAYSGLARCFLYYAAIQAFPPKEAFAKAKAYALKALELDSTLIDGHISYLGCTFWQNWDIDTALLHINKTIQKIPGSAEIHAGHAMLLLVNERFEEALASMKLAIQLDPFSPHVRHRAGVAYYCMERYHEAIAEFFQELDIAGRNDTQFKIAWCKIFLGQYDEALEILNATEEHPHQIIAHDTAKGYLYAQAGNVAQAKFWLDKALEKIHRKEIHFGEYNAAIVYMLRKDETKLWQVLEHTLNNKVPVALFTPVDPLWQPIKDDPRFKKLIAKNLRSNTTEIQTNTQEGFQIDLTQILYAEAEDNYCHLVYFGAKGTVKQKLLRLPLKDLETQLDQDTFIRTHRSFIVNLHHEWQLAGKSKHYYFKLPMLKKTVPLARSKEKKVLEKFKSRVV is encoded by the coding sequence ATGATAAGCCCAAACAGTGTAGCAGTGTTACCTTTTACCAATATGAGTGGTCACATTGACAATGAATACTTTAGTGATGGAATCACCGAAGAAATCATCAATAGGTTGGCACAGGTTCAGGGCATCTATGTAACCGCTCGTACCTCATCGTTTTCGTTTCAAGGAAAAAACCTGGATGTACGCCAAATTGGTAAAAAACTCAATGTGGCTTATATATTAGAAGGCAGTGTACGTCGGGCAGGCAACAAAGTACGCATTGCAGCACAGTTGGTCAATACTCAACAAGGGTTTCACGAATTTTCGGAGGTGTATGACCGAGACTTGCAAGATGTGTTGGGAGTGCAAGACGAAATAGCCCTGCTTATTGCGAATAAGCTCAAAGATGAATTGATTAATTTGCCACTAAAAATGCCTTTTACTACCAGTTATCCCAAAAATGCCCAGGCTTATGACTGGTATCTTCAGGCTAATCACATTTTATACAATTGCACTCCGCAGGACTTCCCTAAAGCTGAAAAACTTTACCAAAAAATAACTGAGATAGAACCCGACTATGCCCCTGCCTATAGTGGGCTTGCCAGGTGTTTTTTATATTACGCAGCTATCCAGGCTTTCCCTCCCAAAGAAGCTTTTGCCAAAGCCAAAGCGTATGCATTGAAAGCATTAGAGCTTGACAGTACCCTTATAGATGGACACATCAGTTATTTGGGGTGTACTTTTTGGCAAAACTGGGACATTGACACGGCGTTGTTGCATATCAATAAAACTATTCAGAAAATACCAGGCTCTGCCGAAATACACGCCGGACATGCGATGCTGTTGTTGGTTAACGAACGTTTTGAGGAGGCTTTGGCGTCTATGAAACTTGCCATTCAGCTTGACCCTTTTTCGCCCCATGTAAGGCATAGGGCAGGGGTAGCTTACTATTGTATGGAACGCTATCACGAGGCTATAGCAGAGTTTTTTCAGGAGCTAGATATAGCAGGACGTAATGATACCCAATTTAAAATAGCCTGGTGTAAAATTTTCTTGGGGCAATATGATGAAGCCTTGGAAATACTCAATGCTACAGAAGAACACCCCCACCAAATAATAGCTCATGATACAGCCAAAGGCTATTTGTATGCGCAAGCAGGCAATGTAGCCCAAGCTAAATTTTGGCTGGATAAGGCATTGGAAAAAATACATCGTAAAGAGATTCATTTTGGTGAGTATAATGCCGCCATTGTATACATGTTGCGTAAAGACGAGACTAAACTTTGGCAGGTGCTCGAACATACACTTAACAACAAGGTACCCGTGGCATTATTTACTCCAGTTGATCCATTGTGGCAACCTATCAAAGATGATCCTCGATTTAAAAAACTGATTGCCAAAAATTTAAGATCAAACACTACTGAAATACAAACCAATACACAAGAGGGTTTTCAAATAGATTTGACACAAATATTGTACGCCGAAGCAGAAGACAACTATTGTCATTTAGTGTATTTTGGGGCAAAAGGAACTGTCAAACAAAAGTTACTCCGCCTGCCTTTGAAAGACCTGGAAACACAATTAGATCAAGATACATTTATACGTACCCATCGCTCTTTTATCGTTAATCTTCATCACGAGTGGCAATTGGCTGGTAAGTCTAAACATTACTACTTTAAACTACCTATGCTCAAGAAAACTGTGCCACTGGCTCGTTCTAAAGAGAAAAAAGTATTGGAGAAGTTTAAATCAAGAGTTGTATAG
- a CDS encoding Fic family protein, with protein MKISKQLSQLEILVRIDQIKAELDGLRPLSEEQEGRIFQKLRLDWNYHSNAIEGNSLTYGETRALLMYGLTAKGKPFKDHLDIKGHNEAIDFLLALIKDPRPLSEQDIREMHKLVLQESYSTKAQTQEGKEVSKVITLGQYKTSANHVKTATGEIHYYATPEETPAKMNDLMAWYAKASQSNEVHPVVLAALFHYRFVAIHPFDDGNGRMARLLMNLVLMRHSYPPVVIKQDNNSRNQYYNALAQADAGEHPPFTTLIVEALKHSLEIYLKGAKGEDINEPDDLDKELALFRKELKGKEGEIKILRTPKIVSKVSIEQIQPFLTTIENRMKSFQDMFERVEYGTIDDNFEVEVFSSTTDIVAHLCKHTPTLGAHSFFISLKNFKHVQKPFTSTIELSFLYDRYQYHIDIQVESLDVVNISKYYHQPITEPEAEHFAVQIGQDLLAYIKAKYKNGEQDSPLPF; from the coding sequence ATGAAAATAAGTAAGCAATTAAGCCAACTGGAGATTTTGGTAAGAATAGACCAGATCAAGGCTGAATTAGATGGTTTGCGTCCATTGTCGGAAGAACAAGAAGGTAGAATATTTCAAAAGCTTAGGCTTGATTGGAACTATCACTCTAATGCTATAGAAGGCAACTCGCTTACCTATGGCGAAACCCGTGCTTTATTGATGTATGGGCTTACTGCTAAGGGAAAACCTTTCAAAGACCATTTGGACATTAAGGGGCATAATGAGGCCATTGATTTTTTGCTGGCTTTGATAAAAGACCCACGTCCTTTGAGTGAGCAAGACATTAGAGAAATGCATAAACTCGTATTACAAGAATCTTATAGTACCAAAGCCCAAACCCAAGAGGGTAAAGAAGTTAGTAAAGTGATTACCTTAGGGCAATACAAAACCAGCGCAAATCATGTAAAAACGGCGACTGGGGAAATTCATTATTATGCCACACCAGAAGAAACCCCTGCAAAAATGAATGACTTAATGGCTTGGTATGCCAAAGCCAGCCAAAGCAATGAGGTACACCCTGTAGTCTTGGCAGCTTTATTTCATTACCGTTTTGTAGCCATTCATCCGTTTGACGATGGCAATGGGCGTATGGCGCGCCTGCTGATGAACTTGGTACTGATGCGACATAGTTACCCACCTGTAGTGATTAAGCAAGACAACAACAGCCGTAACCAATACTATAATGCCTTGGCTCAAGCAGATGCGGGAGAACATCCACCTTTTACTACTTTGATTGTTGAGGCGTTGAAGCATTCTTTAGAAATATACCTGAAGGGGGCAAAAGGAGAAGATATCAACGAACCTGATGATTTAGATAAAGAACTGGCTTTGTTTAGGAAGGAGTTGAAGGGCAAAGAAGGTGAAATTAAGATATTAAGAACACCTAAAATAGTTTCAAAAGTAAGTATTGAACAAATCCAACCTTTTCTCACAACAATAGAAAACAGAATGAAGAGTTTTCAGGATATGTTTGAAAGGGTTGAATATGGTACTATTGATGACAACTTTGAAGTAGAGGTTTTTTCTAGTACTACAGATATTGTAGCACATCTTTGTAAACATACACCAACTCTTGGTGCCCATTCTTTCTTTATTTCACTTAAAAACTTTAAGCATGTTCAAAAACCCTTTACTAGTACCATAGAATTAAGTTTTTTATATGATCGTTACCAATATCACATTGATATACAAGTTGAAAGTTTAGATGTGGTCAACATCTCTAAATACTATCACCAACCCATTACAGAACCAGAAGCAGAACATTTTGCGGTACAAATAGGGCAAGATCTATTAGCTTATATCAAGGCAAAGTATAAAAATGGCGAACAAGATTCTCCCCTACCTTTTTAA
- a CDS encoding ABC transporter ATP-binding protein — translation MNLVIEGLSKTYPNGTQALKGVSLEIPTGMFGLLGPNGAGKSSLMRTIATLQDADAGSIHLGDIDVLNEKPKVRQVLGYLPQEFGVYPRMTAYQMLDHFAQLKGIKNAKERKATVRALLEQTNLYRERNIKLGNYSGGMKQRFGIAQALLGQPKLIIVDEPTAGLDPAERNRFHNLLSEIGEHMVVILSTHIVEDVTNLCRHMAIIHKGEVLLKGNPREVVEAAQGKVWKKMIAKVELPQHQQQYNIVSSHLFDGKVIVKAFGDECPDESFEASIPDLEDVYFSQIKAKEEATNAQIPNQIQE, via the coding sequence ATGAATTTAGTGATTGAAGGTCTGTCTAAGACCTATCCCAATGGTACTCAAGCCCTCAAAGGGGTAAGCCTCGAAATACCTACCGGCATGTTTGGGTTGCTGGGGCCCAACGGCGCCGGAAAATCATCATTAATGCGTACCATTGCTACCCTGCAAGATGCCGATGCAGGCAGCATTCACCTGGGCGATATAGACGTACTCAATGAGAAGCCCAAAGTAAGACAAGTATTGGGGTATTTGCCACAAGAGTTTGGGGTATACCCACGGATGACTGCCTACCAAATGCTTGATCATTTTGCCCAACTTAAGGGAATCAAAAATGCTAAAGAGCGTAAAGCTACAGTAAGGGCTTTACTCGAACAAACCAACCTTTACCGCGAACGCAACATCAAACTAGGCAACTATTCGGGGGGAATGAAACAACGTTTTGGTATTGCTCAGGCTCTATTGGGGCAACCCAAGCTTATCATCGTAGACGAACCCACCGCTGGGCTTGATCCTGCTGAGCGCAATCGTTTTCATAACCTGCTCAGCGAAATAGGCGAGCACATGGTGGTGATCTTGTCTACCCACATTGTAGAAGATGTAACCAACTTGTGCCGCCACATGGCGATTATCCATAAAGGTGAGGTATTGCTCAAAGGCAACCCTCGCGAAGTAGTAGAAGCTGCCCAAGGCAAAGTTTGGAAAAAAATGATTGCCAAAGTCGAGTTGCCCCAGCATCAACAACAATACAACATCGTGTCCTCTCACTTGTTTGATGGCAAAGTCATTGTCAAGGCTTTTGGCGACGAGTGCCCTGATGAATCGTTTGAAGCCTCCATACCCGACTTAGAGGATGTATACTTCTCACAGATCAAAGCCAAAGAAGAGGCAACCAATGCCCAAATCCCTAATCAAATCCAGGAATAA